One Drosophila santomea strain STO CAGO 1482 chromosome X, Prin_Dsan_1.1, whole genome shotgun sequence DNA segment encodes these proteins:
- the LOC120456775 gene encoding probable phosphorylase b kinase regulatory subunit alpha isoform X7 has product MRSRSNSGVRLDYYQRIVHRLILAHQEPVTGLFPASNVNSHAWIRDNVYCILAVWGLSMAYKKIADQDEDRAKCYELEQSCVKLMRGLLMAMMNQKDKVEKFKMTQSPYDSLHAKYSSKNGLPVVGDNEWGHLQIDAVSLYLLILAQMTASGLQIVFSLDEVSFIQNLVFYIESAYSIPDYGIWERGDKTNHGEPELNASSIGMAKAALEAMNELDLFGARGGPASVIHVLADEAHKCQAVLQSMLPRESNSKELDSGLLCVIGFPAFAVDDAQLIHNTKDAILSRLQGKYGCKRFLRDGYRTPKEDPSRLYYERWELRMFENIECEWPLFYCYLILFHAFQSDKRAVEEYASRLEKIMVRSEDGILLVPESYAVPQDLVGFEYQKPGSQVREVVGRCPFLWGQSLFILGRLLQEGFLAVGELDPLNRRLGAQKKPDVVVQVVIIAEDNEIRDKLAEHDLHVQTIAEVAPIEVQPARVLSHLYTYLGRNRKLGLSGRKSRDVGILSTSKLYSLKDRIFAFTPQHIDYEEYYTTRDPDLLASNFTTNLAFLTNNWRHMLGRPTITLMATHYMLDQDKIPLAMIQTMRKLKSGYINGTRVMLGSLKDFLNTSAITDLSFLGSTEDGYPDRLHPDVQTYLDEHLLRSFSNRSTMNLRGGQLRPRTLRRRMSCKGAIKKTRSINVDSDNLGMEGPSPLTERRLSSIVPPPWLQANKQSHVSVFATTPEEGPTSSPLSLGNELIRENIYPVDPHHSRSAIDRRSEFVRQQEITVPKILIQRHRAETNFADTEVEELIAMLRETENLEEQGDILQYLVDTQGLDFNTAGLGFKNKPEDNGTPTSNANNAGMLEEGRVVTVRDLLKGLYEKACQQKLWGLVRHTAGMLGKRVEDLAKAVTDLLVRQKQVTVGMPPNNEHTITAPLPEVELRQLIHDAYGDDESTAMLTQELMVYLAMFIRTEPQLFHEMLRLRVGLIIQVMAKELSRTLNCDGEAASEHLLNLSPFEMKNLLYHILSGKEFAVSSVARGNLSIVSCKSSRVSKKSQIGLGDPEGEDALIATIDDRQGQWLRRRRLDGALNRVPRDFYSRVWTVLEKCQGLAIEGRVLQQSLTQEMTPGELKFALEVETALNQIPQPEYRQLVVEALMVLTLVTEHNMVPTLGGIIYVEHLVHKANQLFLEDQRKVQGDATLCCAKIKDGKEQQQAASGMLLCGGAAYICQHLYDSAPSGSYGTMTYMSRAVALVLDCVPKHGEMECAIS; this is encoded by the exons ATGCGTTCTCGCAGCAATTCGGGCGTCCGTTTGGACTACTACCAGCGCATAGTGCATCGTCTGATTCTGGCCCACCAGGAACCGGTCACCGGTCTCTTCCCCGCCTCCAATGTGAACTCGCACGCCTGGATCAGGGACAATGTGTACTGCATCCTGGCCGTTTGGGGCTTGTCCATGGCGTACAAGAAGATTGCCGATCAGGACGAGGATCGTGCCAAGTGCTACGAGCTAGAGCAGAGCTGTGTGAAGCTGATGCGCGGCCTGCTCATGGCCATGATGAACCAGAAGGACAAGGTGGAGAAGTTCAAGATGACCCAGAGCCCCTACGATTCGCTGCACGCCAAGTACTCCAGCAAGAACGGCCTGCCCGTGGTCGGCGACAATGAGTGGGGTCATCTACAGATCGATGCCGTCTCCCTGTACCTGCTGATCCTGGCCCAGATGACGGCCTCCGGTCTGCAGATCGTCTTCTCCCTGGACGAGGTGTCCTTCATCCAGAATCTGGTCTTCTACATCGAGTCAGCCTACTCGATTCCCGACTACGGCATTTGGGAGCGCGGCGACAAAACCAATCATG GTGAACCGGAGCTGAATGCCAGCTCCATTGGCATGGCAAAGGCGGCCCTGGAGGCCATGAACGAGCTGGATCTGTTCGGAGCCCGTGGCGGTCCGGCCAGCGTGATCCATGTGCTGGCCGACGAGGCCCACAAGTGCCAGGCGGTGCTCCAGTCGATGCTGCCCCGCGAGTCCAACAGCAAGGAATTGGATTCTGGACTGCTGTGCGTCATCGGCTTCCCCGCCTTTGCTGTGGACGATGCCCAGCTGATACACAACACCAAGGACGCCATTCTGTCCCGACTGCAGGGCAAATACGGCTGCAAGAGATTCTTGCGCGATGGCTATCGCACACCCAAGGAGGATCCCTCCCGGCTCTACTACGAGCGCTGGGAGCTGCGCATGTTCGAGAACATCGAGTGCGAGTGGCCGCTATTCTACTGCTACCTAATCCTGTTCCACGCCTTCCAGAGCGACAAGCGGGCGGTGGAGGAGTACGCCAGCCGGCTGGAGAAGATCATGGTGCGCTCGGAAGATGGCATTCTGCTTGTACCTGAGAGCTATGCAGTGCCGCAGGATCTGGTGGGCTTTGAGTATCAGAAGCCGGGTTCGCAGGTCCGCGAAGTGGTCGGTCGGTGTCCCTTCCTGTGGGGTCAGTCTCTATTCATCCTCGGAAGATTGCTGCAGGAG GGTTTTCTGGCCGTGGGCGAGTTGGATCCCTTGAATCGTCGGCTGGGCGCTCAAAAGAAGCCGGACGTCGTCGTCCAAGTGGTCATCATTGCCGAGGACAACGAGATCCGCGACAAGCTGGCCGAACACGATCTGCACGTGCAGACGATCGCGGAAGTGGCACCCATTGAGGTGCAACCCGCTCGAGTGCTGAGTCACCTGTACACCTACCTGGGACGCAACAGGAAACTGGGATTGAGCGGCAGGAAGTCCAGGGATGTGGGCATCCTCAGCACCAGTAAGCTCTACTCGCTGAAGGATCGCATATTTGCCTTCACCCCGCAG CATATCGACTATGAAGAATATTATACAACACGCGATCCCGATTTGCTTGCCAGCAATTTTACCACAAATTTAGCATTCTTGACCAACAATTGGCGCCACATGTTGGGCAGGCCGACAATCACACTAATGGCAACCCACTATATGCTAG ATCAGGACAAGATTCCGCTGGCCATGATCCAGACGATGAGGAAACTGAAGTCGGGCTACATCAATGGCACACGCGTGATGCTGGGCAGCCTGAAGGACTTCCTCAACACCTCGGCCATCACGGATCTGAGCTTTCTGGGCAGCACGGAGGACGGCTATCCGGACCGCCTGCATCCGGATGTGCAGACCTATCTGGATGAGCATCTGCTGCGCTCGTTCAGCAATCGCAGCACCATGAATCTGCGGGGCGGTCAGCTGCGTCCGCGGACATTGAGGCGTCGCATGTCCTGCAAAGGAGCCATCAAGAAGACGCGCTCCATCAACGTGGACT CCGACAACCTGGGCATGGAGGGACCTTCGCCGCTGACGGAACGTCGCCTCTCCTCGATTGTGCCACCTCCGTGGCTGCAGGCCAACAAGCAGAGCCACGTCAGTGTGTTCGCCACGACGCCGGAGGAGGGACCCACCAGCTCACCGCTGAGCCTGGGCAACGAGCTCATCCGGGAGAACATCTATCCGGTGGATCCGCACCACAGTCGCTCGGCGATCGACAGACGCAGCGAGTTTGTCCGCCAGCAAGAGA TAACAGTGCCAAAAATTCTAATACAACGCCATCGTGCCGAAACCAACTTCGCGGACACAGAGGTGGAGGAGCTGATTGCGATGCTGCGCGAAACGGAGAATCTCGAGGAGCAGGGCGACATCCTACAGTACCTGGTGGACACTCAGGGTCTGGACTTCAATACGG CCGGCCTGGGATTTAAGAATAAACCGGAGGATAATGGCACACCCACCTCGAATGCCAATAACGCCG GCATGCTCGAAGAGGGACGCGTGGTGACCGTGCGGGATCTGCTGAAGGGACTCTACGAGAAGGCCTGCCAGCAGAAGCTCTGGGGACTCGTCCGTCACACGGCCGGCATGCTGGGCAAACGGGTGGAGGACTTGGCCAAGGCGGTCACGGATCTGCTCGTCCGGCAGAAGCAGGTCACCGTCGGAATGCCGCCAAACAATGAGCACACCATTACGGCGCCGCTGCCGGAAGTCGAGCTGCGTCAGCTCATCCACGAT GCCTATGGCGACGATGAGAGTACGGCGATGCTGACGCAGGAGCTGATGGTCTACCTGGCCATGTTCATACGCACCGAGCCGCAGCTGTTCCACGAGATGCTGCGCCTGCGCGTCGGCCTGATCATCCAGGTAATGGCCAAGGAGCTGTCCCGCACCCTCAACTGCGACGGCGAGGCGGCGTCGGAGCATTTACTTAACCTCTCGCCCTTCGAGATGAAGAATCTCCTGTACCACATACTCAGCGGCAAGGAGTTTGCCGTCAGCAGCG TGGCCCGTGGCAATCTGTCCATTGTGAGCTGCAAGAGCAGCCGCGTCAGCAAGAAGAGCCAAATCGGTCTGGGCGATCCGGAGGGCGAGGACGCCCTGATAGCCACCATTGACGACAGGCAGGGCCAGTGGCTGCGCCGCCGGCGGCTGGACGGCGCCCTCAATCGTGTGCCCCGCGACTTCTATTCGCGCGTGTGGACCGTGCTGGAGAAGTGCCAGGGTCTGGCCATCGAGGGACGTGTCCTGCAGCAGAGTCTCACCCAGGAGATGACGCCGGGCGAACTGAAGTTTGCGCTGGAAGTGGAGACGGCACTCAATCAGATACCGCAGCCCGAGTACAGGCAGCTGGTGGTCGAGGCCCTAATGGTGCTCACGCTCGTCACCGAGCACAATATGGTGCCCACACTGGGTGGCATCATCTACGTGGAGCATCTGGTGCACAAGGCCAATCAGCTGTTCCTCGAGGATCAGCGCAAGGTGCAGGGCGATGCCACGCTGTGCTGTGCCAAGATCAAGGACggcaaggagcagcagcaggccgcCTCCGGCATGCTACTCTGCGGCGGTGCCGCCTACATATGCCAGCACCTCTACGACAG TGCACCCAGCGGCAGTTATGGAACCATGACCTACATGTCCCGGGCGGTGGCCCTTGTGCTCGACTGTGTGCCCAAGCACGGCGAGATGGAGTGCGCCATCTCCTGA
- the LOC120456775 gene encoding probable phosphorylase b kinase regulatory subunit alpha isoform X10, with amino-acid sequence MRSRSNSGVRLDYYQRIVHRLILAHQEPVTGLFPASNVNSHAWIRDNVYCILAVWGLSMAYKKIADQDEDRAKCYELEQSCVKLMRGLLMAMMNQKDKVEKFKMTQSPYDSLHAKYSSKNGLPVVGDNEWGHLQIDAVSLYLLILAQMTASGLQIVFSLDEVSFIQNLVFYIESAYSIPDYGIWERGDKTNHGEPELNASSIGMAKAALEAMNELDLFGARGGPASVIHVLADEAHKCQAVLQSMLPRESNSKELDSGLLCVIGFPAFAVDDAQLIHNTKDAILSRLQGKYGCKRFLRDGYRTPKEDPSRLYYERWELRMFENIECEWPLFYCYLILFHAFQSDKRAVEEYASRLEKIMVRSEDGILLVPESYAVPQDLVGFEYQKPGSQVREVVGRCPFLWGQSLFILGRLLQEGFLAVGELDPLNRRLGAQKKPDVVVQVVIIAEDNEIRDKLAEHDLHVQTIAEVAPIEVQPARVLSHLYTYLGRNRKLGLSGRKSRDVGILSTSKLYSLKDRIFAFTPQHIDYEEYYTTRDPDLLASNFTTNLAFLTNNWRHMLGRPTITLMATHYMLDQDKIPLAMIQTMRKLKSGYINGTRVMLGSLKDFLNTSAITDLSFLGSTEDGYPDRLHPDVQTYLDEHLLRSFSNRSTMNLRGGQLRPRTLRRRMSCKGAIKKTRSINVDSDNLGMEGPSPLTERRLSSIVPPPWLQANKQSHVSVFATTPEEGPTSSPLSLGNELIRENIYPVDPHHSRSAIDRRSEFVRQQEITVPKILIQRHRAETNFADTEVEELIAMLRETENLEEQGDILQYLVDTQGLDFNTGMLEEGRVVTVRDLLKGLYEKACQQKLWGLVRHTAGMLGKRVEDLAKAVTDLLVRQKQVTVGMPPNNEHTITAPLPEVELRQLIHDAYGDDESTAMLTQELMVYLAMFIRTEPQLFHEMLRLRVGLIIQVMAKELSRTLNCDGEAASEHLLNLSPFEMKNLLYHILSGKEFAVSSVARGNLSIVSCKSSRVSKKSQIGLGDPEGEDALIATIDDRQGQWLRRRRLDGALNRVPRDFYSRVWTVLEKCQGLAIEGRVLQQSLTQEMTPGELKFALEVETALNQIPQPEYRQLVVEALMVLTLVTEHNMVPTLGGIIYVEHLVHKANQLFLEDQRKVQGDATLCCAKIKDGKEQQQAASGMLLCGGAAYICQHLYDSAPSGSYGTMTYMSRAVALVLDCVPKHGEMECAIS; translated from the exons ATGCGTTCTCGCAGCAATTCGGGCGTCCGTTTGGACTACTACCAGCGCATAGTGCATCGTCTGATTCTGGCCCACCAGGAACCGGTCACCGGTCTCTTCCCCGCCTCCAATGTGAACTCGCACGCCTGGATCAGGGACAATGTGTACTGCATCCTGGCCGTTTGGGGCTTGTCCATGGCGTACAAGAAGATTGCCGATCAGGACGAGGATCGTGCCAAGTGCTACGAGCTAGAGCAGAGCTGTGTGAAGCTGATGCGCGGCCTGCTCATGGCCATGATGAACCAGAAGGACAAGGTGGAGAAGTTCAAGATGACCCAGAGCCCCTACGATTCGCTGCACGCCAAGTACTCCAGCAAGAACGGCCTGCCCGTGGTCGGCGACAATGAGTGGGGTCATCTACAGATCGATGCCGTCTCCCTGTACCTGCTGATCCTGGCCCAGATGACGGCCTCCGGTCTGCAGATCGTCTTCTCCCTGGACGAGGTGTCCTTCATCCAGAATCTGGTCTTCTACATCGAGTCAGCCTACTCGATTCCCGACTACGGCATTTGGGAGCGCGGCGACAAAACCAATCATG GTGAACCGGAGCTGAATGCCAGCTCCATTGGCATGGCAAAGGCGGCCCTGGAGGCCATGAACGAGCTGGATCTGTTCGGAGCCCGTGGCGGTCCGGCCAGCGTGATCCATGTGCTGGCCGACGAGGCCCACAAGTGCCAGGCGGTGCTCCAGTCGATGCTGCCCCGCGAGTCCAACAGCAAGGAATTGGATTCTGGACTGCTGTGCGTCATCGGCTTCCCCGCCTTTGCTGTGGACGATGCCCAGCTGATACACAACACCAAGGACGCCATTCTGTCCCGACTGCAGGGCAAATACGGCTGCAAGAGATTCTTGCGCGATGGCTATCGCACACCCAAGGAGGATCCCTCCCGGCTCTACTACGAGCGCTGGGAGCTGCGCATGTTCGAGAACATCGAGTGCGAGTGGCCGCTATTCTACTGCTACCTAATCCTGTTCCACGCCTTCCAGAGCGACAAGCGGGCGGTGGAGGAGTACGCCAGCCGGCTGGAGAAGATCATGGTGCGCTCGGAAGATGGCATTCTGCTTGTACCTGAGAGCTATGCAGTGCCGCAGGATCTGGTGGGCTTTGAGTATCAGAAGCCGGGTTCGCAGGTCCGCGAAGTGGTCGGTCGGTGTCCCTTCCTGTGGGGTCAGTCTCTATTCATCCTCGGAAGATTGCTGCAGGAG GGTTTTCTGGCCGTGGGCGAGTTGGATCCCTTGAATCGTCGGCTGGGCGCTCAAAAGAAGCCGGACGTCGTCGTCCAAGTGGTCATCATTGCCGAGGACAACGAGATCCGCGACAAGCTGGCCGAACACGATCTGCACGTGCAGACGATCGCGGAAGTGGCACCCATTGAGGTGCAACCCGCTCGAGTGCTGAGTCACCTGTACACCTACCTGGGACGCAACAGGAAACTGGGATTGAGCGGCAGGAAGTCCAGGGATGTGGGCATCCTCAGCACCAGTAAGCTCTACTCGCTGAAGGATCGCATATTTGCCTTCACCCCGCAG CATATCGACTATGAAGAATATTATACAACACGCGATCCCGATTTGCTTGCCAGCAATTTTACCACAAATTTAGCATTCTTGACCAACAATTGGCGCCACATGTTGGGCAGGCCGACAATCACACTAATGGCAACCCACTATATGCTAG ATCAGGACAAGATTCCGCTGGCCATGATCCAGACGATGAGGAAACTGAAGTCGGGCTACATCAATGGCACACGCGTGATGCTGGGCAGCCTGAAGGACTTCCTCAACACCTCGGCCATCACGGATCTGAGCTTTCTGGGCAGCACGGAGGACGGCTATCCGGACCGCCTGCATCCGGATGTGCAGACCTATCTGGATGAGCATCTGCTGCGCTCGTTCAGCAATCGCAGCACCATGAATCTGCGGGGCGGTCAGCTGCGTCCGCGGACATTGAGGCGTCGCATGTCCTGCAAAGGAGCCATCAAGAAGACGCGCTCCATCAACGTGGACT CCGACAACCTGGGCATGGAGGGACCTTCGCCGCTGACGGAACGTCGCCTCTCCTCGATTGTGCCACCTCCGTGGCTGCAGGCCAACAAGCAGAGCCACGTCAGTGTGTTCGCCACGACGCCGGAGGAGGGACCCACCAGCTCACCGCTGAGCCTGGGCAACGAGCTCATCCGGGAGAACATCTATCCGGTGGATCCGCACCACAGTCGCTCGGCGATCGACAGACGCAGCGAGTTTGTCCGCCAGCAAGAGA TAACAGTGCCAAAAATTCTAATACAACGCCATCGTGCCGAAACCAACTTCGCGGACACAGAGGTGGAGGAGCTGATTGCGATGCTGCGCGAAACGGAGAATCTCGAGGAGCAGGGCGACATCCTACAGTACCTGGTGGACACTCAGGGTCTGGACTTCAATACGG GCATGCTCGAAGAGGGACGCGTGGTGACCGTGCGGGATCTGCTGAAGGGACTCTACGAGAAGGCCTGCCAGCAGAAGCTCTGGGGACTCGTCCGTCACACGGCCGGCATGCTGGGCAAACGGGTGGAGGACTTGGCCAAGGCGGTCACGGATCTGCTCGTCCGGCAGAAGCAGGTCACCGTCGGAATGCCGCCAAACAATGAGCACACCATTACGGCGCCGCTGCCGGAAGTCGAGCTGCGTCAGCTCATCCACGAT GCCTATGGCGACGATGAGAGTACGGCGATGCTGACGCAGGAGCTGATGGTCTACCTGGCCATGTTCATACGCACCGAGCCGCAGCTGTTCCACGAGATGCTGCGCCTGCGCGTCGGCCTGATCATCCAGGTAATGGCCAAGGAGCTGTCCCGCACCCTCAACTGCGACGGCGAGGCGGCGTCGGAGCATTTACTTAACCTCTCGCCCTTCGAGATGAAGAATCTCCTGTACCACATACTCAGCGGCAAGGAGTTTGCCGTCAGCAGCG TGGCCCGTGGCAATCTGTCCATTGTGAGCTGCAAGAGCAGCCGCGTCAGCAAGAAGAGCCAAATCGGTCTGGGCGATCCGGAGGGCGAGGACGCCCTGATAGCCACCATTGACGACAGGCAGGGCCAGTGGCTGCGCCGCCGGCGGCTGGACGGCGCCCTCAATCGTGTGCCCCGCGACTTCTATTCGCGCGTGTGGACCGTGCTGGAGAAGTGCCAGGGTCTGGCCATCGAGGGACGTGTCCTGCAGCAGAGTCTCACCCAGGAGATGACGCCGGGCGAACTGAAGTTTGCGCTGGAAGTGGAGACGGCACTCAATCAGATACCGCAGCCCGAGTACAGGCAGCTGGTGGTCGAGGCCCTAATGGTGCTCACGCTCGTCACCGAGCACAATATGGTGCCCACACTGGGTGGCATCATCTACGTGGAGCATCTGGTGCACAAGGCCAATCAGCTGTTCCTCGAGGATCAGCGCAAGGTGCAGGGCGATGCCACGCTGTGCTGTGCCAAGATCAAGGACggcaaggagcagcagcaggccgcCTCCGGCATGCTACTCTGCGGCGGTGCCGCCTACATATGCCAGCACCTCTACGACAG TGCACCCAGCGGCAGTTATGGAACCATGACCTACATGTCCCGGGCGGTGGCCCTTGTGCTCGACTGTGTGCCCAAGCACGGCGAGATGGAGTGCGCCATCTCCTGA